One window of Triticum dicoccoides isolate Atlit2015 ecotype Zavitan chromosome 5A, WEW_v2.0, whole genome shotgun sequence genomic DNA carries:
- the LOC119304027 gene encoding uncharacterized protein LOC119304027: protein MADWAPVFIGLVLFILLSPGLLFQIPGKGRMVEFGNFQTSGISILVHAVIYFALIAILILAVNVHVFLG from the coding sequence ATGGCGGACTGGGCGCCGGTGTTCATCGGCCTGGTGCTCTTCATCCTCCTCTCGCCGGGGCTGCTCTTCCAGATCCCCGGCAAGGGCAGGATGGTGGAGTTCGGCAACTTCCAGACCAGCGGCATCTCCATACTCGTCCACGCCGTCATCTACTTCGCCCTCATCGCCATCCTCATCCTCGCCGTCAACGTCCACGTCTTCCTCGGCTGA